The Alkalidesulfovibrio alkalitolerans DSM 16529 genome has a window encoding:
- a CDS encoding N-acetylneuraminate synthase family protein translates to MAHFGSLEKAKRLVDLAVDAKADAVKFQIFKTEELVSGASEEWRNRLSKRELPYEAFAEIKAYCDARGITFFATAHDRPSLGYLAKLDVPAYKIGSGEVGNWGFLAEVASKGKPVILSTGMYSMDQVGEALRAMAATGNREIAVLHCVTRYPVAPGEVNLRAIQSIRDNFDVVSGYSDHTRGFHFPLAAAALGARVIEKHITLDYDVPDAQDWKVSCGVDDLHLMVAQIREIEAGLGSGEKTMTASEREGAVWARKSLVAARDICIGEVIDETMLAAKRPGTGIEPCKIGEVLGRSAREDIPKDSIICMEKLS, encoded by the coding sequence GTGGCCCATTTTGGCAGCCTGGAGAAGGCCAAGCGGCTGGTCGATCTTGCCGTTGACGCCAAGGCCGATGCAGTCAAGTTCCAGATATTCAAAACCGAGGAGTTGGTTTCTGGAGCAAGCGAAGAGTGGAGAAACCGCCTTTCCAAGCGCGAGCTTCCCTACGAAGCGTTCGCTGAGATCAAGGCTTATTGTGACGCGCGAGGCATCACCTTTTTCGCCACAGCCCATGACAGGCCGAGCCTGGGCTATCTCGCCAAGTTGGACGTGCCTGCCTACAAGATAGGTTCGGGCGAGGTCGGAAACTGGGGCTTTCTCGCCGAAGTGGCCTCCAAGGGCAAGCCGGTCATCCTTTCCACCGGCATGTACTCCATGGACCAGGTGGGGGAGGCTCTTCGAGCCATGGCCGCAACCGGCAACAGGGAAATCGCGGTGCTCCATTGCGTCACGCGCTACCCCGTTGCGCCCGGAGAGGTCAACCTACGCGCAATCCAGAGCATCCGCGACAACTTCGATGTGGTCAGCGGATACTCGGATCACACGAGGGGCTTTCATTTTCCGCTGGCTGCCGCGGCTCTCGGAGCGCGGGTGATCGAGAAACACATCACACTCGACTACGACGTACCCGATGCCCAGGACTGGAAAGTCTCCTGCGGCGTGGACGACCTGCACCTCATGGTCGCACAGATAAGGGAGATCGAAGCCGGTCTCGGATCTGGAGAGAAAACCATGACCGCCTCGGAACGGGAAGGGGCGGTGTGGGCTCGCAAGAGCTTGGTGGCGGCGAGAGACATTTGCATCGGCGAGGTCATCGACGAGACGATGCTGGCCGCAAAGAGGCCCGGAACCGGGATCGAACCGTGCAAGATCGGTGAGGTGCTCGGGCGGAGCGCCCGCGAGGATATACCCAAGGATTCGATCATTTGCATGGAGAAGCTTTCATGA
- a CDS encoding class I SAM-dependent methyltransferase, with product MRKAAITINNVEDTYEFVRATRRDEFFAAHNAEIKRLVGDDGAIRPEFAEPVAACPICDASEHEVLFRKQGFVFKDCRNPECRHIYADPQINHEALMAAYRGAGTGKGGRTASDIWMDVLLSNANQQYDRAKYQRGMDAIEAALETGSGAPFAVLDVGCSVGIFLDTARERGWRTMGVELNERAVDYAVNTLKLDVRKALLEECGFAEASFDAVTLWGVIEHLKQPLPVLREIYRILKPGGVFVTFCPNGSSLACRVLREKAATFDGRNHPHNFTPTSIRLAMRMAGFEPLAISFHQPDIDAVINHIEGRDPYLKGEEGAGPLKQLFSGPLRAQAEDFLENVGLGYKMMTLNRKPKP from the coding sequence ATGAGAAAGGCCGCCATCACAATTAACAACGTTGAGGATACGTACGAGTTCGTGCGGGCTACCAGGCGGGACGAGTTTTTCGCCGCCCATAACGCCGAAATTAAGCGGCTCGTCGGCGATGACGGAGCCATTCGGCCCGAATTTGCCGAGCCCGTGGCCGCCTGCCCCATCTGCGACGCTTCAGAGCATGAAGTGCTCTTCCGTAAACAAGGCTTCGTTTTCAAGGATTGCAGAAATCCTGAATGCCGCCATATCTATGCCGATCCGCAAATAAACCATGAAGCGCTCATGGCGGCTTACAGGGGAGCGGGAACCGGCAAGGGAGGACGAACCGCCAGCGACATCTGGATGGATGTACTCCTGTCCAACGCCAACCAGCAGTATGATCGCGCCAAGTATCAGCGGGGCATGGACGCCATCGAGGCGGCCTTGGAGACCGGAAGCGGAGCTCCTTTCGCAGTGCTCGACGTGGGCTGTTCCGTGGGGATTTTCTTGGATACAGCCCGGGAACGCGGGTGGAGGACCATGGGCGTGGAGTTGAACGAGCGCGCCGTGGATTATGCCGTGAACACGTTGAAGCTTGACGTGCGGAAAGCGTTGCTTGAAGAATGCGGCTTTGCGGAAGCCAGCTTCGATGCAGTGACCCTGTGGGGGGTGATCGAGCATCTCAAACAGCCGCTGCCCGTGCTGCGGGAGATATATCGCATTCTTAAACCCGGCGGTGTGTTCGTGACGTTTTGCCCCAACGGTTCAAGCCTCGCCTGTCGGGTGCTGCGGGAAAAGGCCGCCACCTTCGACGGGCGCAACCATCCGCACAACTTCACGCCGACTTCCATACGGCTCGCGATGCGCATGGCTGGCTTCGAACCGCTGGCCATCTCCTTCCATCAGCCTGACATAGATGCAGTCATCAACCATATCGAGGGCCGGGATCCATATCTCAAGGGGGAAGAAGGCGCGGGTCCCTTGAAACAGCTGTTCTCTGGCCCTTTGCGGGCACAGGCCGAGGACTTTTTGGAGAACGTCGGATTGGGCTACAAAATGATGACCTTGAACAGGAAGCCGAAACCATGA
- a CDS encoding acylneuraminate cytidylyltransferase family protein has translation MEVLGLIPARGGSKSIPYKNVVELGGHPMLAYVHEAARRASSIGRILCSTEDQRIACVCAGLGLEVVERPLELADDDTHIIAVLKELIARLDDQGYRPDAVALLQVTSPFLLPEHIDGCVELLKKNPEARSAQTVAAMPHNFHAYNQRHIVDGEVRFRFEDERRECYNKQTKPKFYTFGNIVVTRTEALKDGDTCFAAPSLPFEIPRAYALDVDTPEDLDVAEWYLQTGKVSIAAFGKGR, from the coding sequence ATGGAAGTACTCGGCCTGATTCCGGCGAGAGGGGGCTCCAAGTCCATTCCCTACAAGAACGTGGTCGAACTCGGCGGACACCCGATGCTCGCCTACGTTCATGAGGCGGCCAGACGGGCGTCGTCCATCGGCCGCATCCTGTGTTCCACCGAGGACCAGCGCATTGCCTGCGTCTGCGCCGGTCTCGGATTGGAGGTGGTCGAGCGCCCCTTGGAGCTGGCCGACGACGATACGCATATCATCGCGGTGCTCAAGGAATTGATCGCGCGCCTCGATGATCAGGGATACCGGCCCGATGCCGTGGCCTTGCTGCAAGTCACATCGCCGTTTCTCCTGCCCGAGCACATCGACGGATGCGTAGAACTGCTGAAAAAGAATCCCGAAGCGCGATCCGCACAGACCGTTGCCGCCATGCCGCACAATTTTCATGCTTACAATCAGAGACATATCGTGGACGGTGAGGTTCGTTTCCGGTTCGAAGACGAGCGGCGCGAATGTTACAATAAACAGACCAAGCCTAAATTCTACACCTTCGGCAATATCGTGGTCACGCGCACGGAAGCGCTCAAGGACGGGGACACCTGTTTCGCCGCACCCTCTCTCCCCTTCGAAATCCCTCGTGCCTACGCCCTGGACGTGGACACTCCCGAGGATCTGGATGTGGCTGAATGGTATCTGCAAACCGGAAAAGTGAGCATAGCTGCGTTCGGGAAAGGAAGATGA
- a CDS encoding 2-hydroxyacid dehydrogenase, with product MKKPLLIYYASLNYTQENRELLARNFEVVEIADPREDTPELLARAEAILAPLGHRCGRDKINAAPGLKVIGSNTTGHPHIDVEYARSRGIAVVTLKDHQDFLDTITPTSELTFGLIIALTRKMLPAAQSVLAGRWERWPFGGQAMLSRMRLGVIGLGRLGRKVAHYGKAFGMTVRYNDPFVENDDYERVESLVDLAAVSDVLTLHVPHEPETERMIGQDVFAALPRGSWFVNTSRGELVDEAALLAALESGYLGGAATDVLDGEFVPDFSARAGEHPLVRYAKSHDNLIITPHIGGSTRDAWHLTQEYTVLKMIEALGLPVR from the coding sequence ATGAAGAAACCCCTTCTCATATACTACGCCAGCCTGAATTACACGCAGGAAAACCGGGAATTGCTGGCGCGCAATTTTGAGGTCGTGGAAATCGCTGATCCTCGGGAGGACACGCCCGAGTTACTGGCGCGGGCCGAGGCAATTCTCGCCCCTCTCGGGCACCGGTGCGGCCGGGATAAGATCAACGCCGCTCCGGGGCTAAAAGTTATCGGCTCGAACACGACCGGGCATCCACACATCGATGTGGAGTATGCGCGCTCACGAGGTATCGCCGTCGTCACGCTCAAGGATCACCAGGACTTCCTTGACACAATCACGCCCACCTCAGAACTGACGTTCGGATTGATCATCGCCTTGACCCGCAAGATGCTCCCGGCCGCGCAATCCGTCCTCGCCGGAAGATGGGAGCGTTGGCCCTTTGGCGGCCAAGCAATGCTTTCTCGCATGCGCCTGGGCGTGATCGGACTTGGCAGGCTGGGACGAAAAGTGGCCCACTACGGCAAGGCATTCGGCATGACAGTCCGCTATAACGACCCGTTCGTCGAGAATGACGATTACGAACGTGTCGAATCGCTCGTCGATCTGGCCGCCGTATCCGACGTCCTCACTCTCCACGTGCCGCACGAACCCGAAACCGAGCGCATGATCGGCCAGGACGTGTTTGCGGCCTTGCCGCGCGGTTCGTGGTTTGTGAACACCTCGCGAGGCGAACTCGTGGACGAAGCGGCCCTGCTTGCCGCGCTTGAGTCCGGATATTTGGGCGGAGCGGCCACGGACGTTCTTGACGGCGAGTTCGTCCCCGATTTCTCGGCGCGGGCGGGTGAACACCCGCTTGTGCGCTATGCCAAATCCCACGACAACCTGATCATCACCCCGCATATCGGCGGCTCGACCCGCGACGCCTGGCATCTGACGCAGGAATACACTGTGCTGAAGATGATCGAGGCACTGGGGCTGCCGGTCCGTTGA
- a CDS encoding sulfotransferase family protein yields the protein MSTFVHIGLPKTATTSLQRNLFAQHPGVNHLGKPYQNEDFRALLKTIIACDEVMFEDVLARIKPCGHLLDSDKPTVISHERLSSDHDADRAVKARRLKAMFPDSRIILIVREQINCLESMYVQYLKGAPVKYPYCTFEEYLQAAWMRFHVDRDFGKEAYQKYMHVRVHNPLGRVHYKALLKSYLKHYAKDELLVLPFEQLKADPTFFLTKLSRFIGIDEETSVRLMTQQAPRQTRPSGIDIALKGSPLLLRLRGVASALLPQTAKKRLKAKLSRNISLDWPSTLSAKISDLYREPNRWLADEFSLPLMDLGYPI from the coding sequence ATGTCCACGTTCGTACATATCGGTCTCCCCAAAACGGCCACGACATCCCTACAGAGGAATCTGTTTGCGCAACACCCCGGGGTAAACCATCTCGGCAAGCCATACCAGAATGAAGATTTCAGGGCCTTGTTAAAAACAATTATCGCCTGCGATGAGGTAATGTTCGAGGATGTTTTGGCTCGGATAAAGCCTTGTGGGCACCTTCTCGATTCCGACAAACCCACGGTGATCTCACACGAACGCCTGTCGTCGGACCACGACGCAGACCGGGCGGTCAAGGCTCGGAGGCTGAAGGCCATGTTCCCGGACTCCCGCATCATCCTCATCGTCCGCGAGCAGATCAATTGTCTGGAATCGATGTATGTTCAATATTTGAAAGGTGCGCCAGTAAAATATCCGTATTGTACATTCGAAGAATATCTCCAGGCCGCATGGATGCGCTTTCACGTCGATCGCGATTTCGGCAAGGAAGCGTATCAAAAATACATGCACGTCAGGGTGCACAACCCCTTGGGGCGTGTCCATTACAAAGCCCTTCTCAAGTCGTACCTGAAGCATTATGCAAAGGATGAACTGCTGGTTCTCCCCTTCGAGCAACTCAAGGCTGACCCTACGTTTTTCCTGACCAAGTTGTCGCGTTTCATCGGTATCGACGAAGAGACTTCCGTTAGGCTCATGACCCAGCAGGCGCCGAGACAAACGCGCCCGAGTGGGATCGATATCGCCCTCAAGGGATCCCCGCTTCTGTTGCGTCTGCGCGGGGTCGCATCCGCCCTGCTCCCTCAAACCGCCAAGAAGAGGCTCAAGGCTAAGCTATCGAGGAACATCTCGCTGGACTGGCCTTCTACCCTTTCGGCGAAAATATCAGACCTCTACCGCGAGCCAAATCGGTGGTTGGCCGACGAGTTCTCGCTGCCGCTGATGGACCTGGGCTACCCCATATAG